DNA from Ochotona princeps isolate mOchPri1 chromosome 7, mOchPri1.hap1, whole genome shotgun sequence:
tcaacaacaattactacattatggaattaattgacatagtattgagtaaccaatatgtttgaaaatgcaggttctgaaccacatcctgtgacttcttcattgacatttctattttagtttattcacagccggctgctatgcacctttaaatggctatagggtactattcagctgtctcgtgtctattttcattttagtatttagtagtttatagtgttgaagcataaattttactgaacttggtggattttaggatagttgagacttgcttataactctaacaaggcatatgtcaacagttgaggcataGAACCGTTTTAGGAGGTgtgtgcagaggaatcttcaataccttagtgaggagtaactaatctttgtgtcccaccaagtaagatatatgtgagtccaagccgaccatttcctgtctggttctaagttttccttgttgttctatgcctatctattctaattttgtgggGGAATGGCTCCatagtgatcccgatggtcattgcaagagagggtgggaatccaaagctggaaataagtaaggaccagagaaagctcccctcttgAGTTTCGAAGGgaatttactgttctgtttctgcggactgctcagggctcccagctattgttccaatgacattagatcctgtaaggaaggatttgggcttcttccatcccatgtgggagatccgaaagggagtggatgacttcagagttcttggcctacaagggcagtccaattccccgtggtctccttggcagttgggatatagcccttggtgcctgtactgatagtccttggtgaggatccaggagtctccagggttgggatacaagcctcctcctgtccacctgctccactctggggtccccccctgctctgtgcatgtgatctcctgttaagaggttgtcaggatcactcttgattcctcctATATGCCTTTatggttttgctaatgtctaatgctgatttgagtatgttatctataagttatctgttatattcattttattttgccttttaaatcttgATTCTGTGCCAGATTCATATACAACACTCTGGAGACTGTTATGACAGCAAGATTATTTTGAGagttgttgctttgaaatttgagtgtgtagtgttatttctacatcagaaatggttgcatattagtttttcatgttgtgcttgcagtgataattatggatatttttatcgGAGACTCCAGTTTTGATACAGTTAAAACAATGTAAATCTTTATGACATGCTTTGAATACAttataaattttcacttttcctttgagGCACCTGATGATCGAGGAAAACTCCCAGCCGGAGAAGAAAGCTATCTCGATTGTTGATGCAAATTTCAAATCTACAAGAGAAGTTGACTTATATTGGtattaatgttttttcttttgtgacctggagaatagccagaaaaatatttaagcagCCAAATATAAGTAGCatattttgctactttttaatttcaaatccttgctgttatgaaatttcatagaaaaccttaaaaggaaaagcaatatcAAAGCagcatgtgtgatttttttaatcttgtttgAGTATGGACCAGTCTTACCTATTACATCAGGGAATTTATGGGTAGACATTTAATTCAAGGTTTTTACTCTTTAGTTCCAATGGAGAAGAAAGTGTAGGATATGAAGGGATTTGGCATATGGCTcatacatataaaggaatgtatgAGCCATATTAATATTTGTATAGGTTTATAAGAGAGTAAGTTTAGTTTTTACCTTGAAGCTTTCCTTAATTCACAAAGGGGACACTGGAAAACCTAAACACAAAGGGTAAGATTCAGCTGTATTTGCATACTTGGGATACTTCATTATATGTCAGAAAGAGTAGTGTTGGGTCGGTCTTATTTTAATGAAGGAAGTAGctgatttgtcttcttttttgatttattcacttgaaagacagaacaaagatAGAACCTGGAGGTAGGGGgagagaattacacacacacacacacacacacaaagagatacacacaaagagatacacacaaagagatacacagtcacacagaatgggagagactgacccttccatctgctgattaactctccaaattgtcacaacacccaaggctaggtcagtctgaaaccaggagccaagagcttcctttggaaCTCACCTGTTGATACAAGGGCATAAGCATAAAGGTCAGCATCCtttactttttcaggcacattatcacAGTGCTGGATTGTATGTGTAGTAGTAGCTAGGATTTAACAGgtatccatatgggcatcaggtgATGTAGgttgccctctgtgccacaacaccaggcccacaTGTGCAGTCTGATAAGGTCTATTATTTTGTGAGGGAaataattcatttcctttagtcatttaaagattataaatatctggatgaatctTCATCATATACTTACAATACTGTATGTACTGTTGTTTTAGGAAAGCTTAATGAGTCGAATTTATATTAGATcaagaaaaaatgagaattctatttggtatttctcagcatgtgcagtttttgttatttgttcCAGTAAATAGATTGTTCTTGATGTATATTTTTTAGGTagagtatattattttattatggtgaTTACATATGAATAATTGAAAATTTATATCTTCTATATAGTAAAAAAGCCAAAGATACTGAAGAAAGAGTGCAAAGAACCACTATTTATTACCAAGGAAGggtaagtgtgtgtttgtgtttgttgaatgtgtgtgttgtgcatgtttaggagtgtgtgtatgtatttatcagATCCTGTGCCTTTATgtagaatggaaagggaaaagtGATTCCTTTACTGGTTTTATATCTTCCTTTAAGTGATAAATGTGATATccagtcatttccattttttagtgattcaaagaatgtgtaataaaaaaatctcaagtcaCCATGTCTCCTGTCTTTGACAAAAGGAATtacattgcagaaataaaaatagattttaaatcaccAGTTGGGTCTCATATTCAACCAGGCTATTTATCTGTTAACTGAAAGTTCCTTTTGTGGCTGAATACTGACAAGGGAACATAAACCAAAAGTTTTATGAATTACAAATTTTAGCTGCCTTTAGTGTACTTACACACGATAGATGATGTGTTCatgaaattttggagaaaattgtGTTTACAGGCACAAAATGTGCTTGGATTATTTCTTGTGAGTTACTTCCTATGTTAAAGACagatattctttttgtttaagaaaactaattttcAAGCATTCTGTTTTTCAGGTTATTCATTGTAAGAAAAGAGCCCACCATAATTGGGTAAGTTAAAAATTGccttaaagatttctctgtttcttagaataaattttgcttttccttctggaagATAATGCTAgggatttaaatttataaaaaagatggTATATTAAAAAATCAGTAGTGTTATTACATTCCATTTGGAGAAATAATACATTATCAAATGGTGGTTATTCCATCAGTcttcttttagcattttcttcttccaaaatAGCCTAGAAGAGGGTGAGAGGGTTAGAGGAACTTGGTACATAtgctcatgtttatgtatttacattttgggacattggattgccccttgttatccagaagagcctgaaaggtctctggatcattttactcatttgtcaaacaaatgggattagaaaaagagctagctaaagccctttctagttgtaacattgagggttctcttacgtgattctgagtgttggtacaaattaagaaaaggctCATCTGGGGAACTAATTGTGCTGCATGATGaagaagtgaagtggctgtagacTTGGAGCATttagaaggaagaacagagatagagctgtt
Protein-coding regions in this window:
- the LOC131480855 gene encoding cTAGE family member 6-like, which translates into the protein MIEENSQPEKKAISIVDANFKSTREVDLYCKKAKDTEERVQRTTIYYQGRVIHCKKRAHHNWWAARFAERELHDLKKEYVCKRKRCLMVEENCQPDQRVDVSLVDEDWEYKATEILIYRY